The following are encoded together in the Penicillium digitatum chromosome 3, complete sequence genome:
- a CDS encoding Casein kinase II beta subunit CKB1 — protein MSSSEGAPESWISSFCSLMGHEFFAEVSEDFIEDDFNLTGLQSQVPMYKEALEMILDVEPEDDEEEEEEEEEEEDEDDALGGGQPAYRRAGDRRHARVASDLSVIESSAELLYGLIHQRYITSRPGIQQMLEKYEMQHFGTCPRVNCNGCKVLPVGRSDTPGHETVKLFCPGCMDIYTPPNSRFHSVDGAFFGTTFGCLFFMTFPDLDIGPRLDAALSVMSPRNASTQSRTASLTRTPTGRQAQSPTPENQPLEINGVRTPNLCPGLGKGKIYDPRIYGFKVSEISRVGPRMKWLRMKPKNVVELDEAWNHEHELSPQEARDDQDGAMEMNPEQSQDAAIANRKKAPMRRRRPNLGALASTDPMDVHGR, from the coding sequence ATGTCGTCCTCGGAAGGAGCCCCGGAGTCCTGGATTTCCTCGTTTTGTTCGCTGATGGGCCATGAGTTTTTTGCAGAGGTGTCAGAGGACTTCATCGAGGATGATTTCAATCTGACTGGTCTCCAGTCGCAGGTGCCCATGTACAAGGAGGCACTAGAGATGATCCTCGATGTGGAGccggaggatgacgaggaagaggaggaggaagaggaggaggaggaagatgaagacgatgcGCTCGGCGGTGGTCAACCCGCATACAGAAGGGCAGGTGATCGGCGACACGCTCGAGTCGCAAGCGATTTGAGCGTGATCGAGAGCTCCGCTGAGCTCTTGTATGGGTTGATTCACCAACGGTATATCACTTCGCGGCCCGGCATTCAACAAATGCTCGAAAAGTACGAGATGCAGCATTTCGGCACCTGTCCGCGAGTCAACTGCAACGGGTGCAAAGTGCTCCCCGTGGGTCGATCCGACACCCCTGGCCACGAAACGGTCAAGCTGTTCTGTCCCGGTTGCATGGATATTTATACACCCCCCAACAGCCGTTTCCACTCTGTCGACGGCGCATTCTTCGGTACGACGTTCGGATGTCTGTTCTTCATGACATTCCCAGATCTGGACATCGGGCCCCGTCTGGATGCGGCATTGTCAGTGATGTCGCCAAGAAACGCATCAACGCAGTCTCGCACTGCCTCCCTGACACGAACCCCGACAGGTCGCCAGGCACAGTCACCCACACCTGAGAACCAGCCGCTGGAAATCAACGGCGTTCGGACACCCAACCTCTGCCCGGGCCTTGGCAAGGGCAAGATCTATGACCCCAGGATCTACGGCTTCAAGGTCTCTGAGATTTCGCGTGTCGGCCCGCGCATGAAATGGCTGCGCATGAAACCCAAAAACGTTGTCGAGCTCGACGAGGCATGGAATCACGAGCACGAGCTGTCTCCACAGGAGGCACGCGACGATCAGGACGGTGCCATGGAGATGAACCCTGAGCAATCGCAAGATGCTGCCATTGCGAACCGCAAGAAAGCCCCGATGCGGCGTCGGCGACCAAACCTCGGTGCCTTAGCCTCCACAGATCCAATGGATGTGCACGGTCGATGA
- a CDS encoding Basic-leucine zipper (bZIP) transcription factor: MNRSSSYDGRSGSRGSHSNSSAFSPNANPNEDWTKISDLAERRRIQNRIAQRNYRKKLKRRLEDLERRAATSASPEQSHAEPVSPKPTPKTRTKQRSAKSKDIKPHSQSDRAGSYDYYSPEDRQTMFAQQCTRQLSASPPPVFSYPSMSSYDAYRQSTYSQSPVYHAAPSTYNDIAYQTEYGEHMPSLVPVLPSMQARKLAYDEDLISPFSMSYATMAGIDLCQQQAQAQSHSQHQPSTLPMPTLAYYDQRAPSTSPEASIFTFPLTPESAPCSPRSIHGLYEYDLRL; the protein is encoded by the exons ATGAATCGCTCTTCATCGTATGATGGCCGGTCAGGCTCTCGTGGTAGTCACAGCAACAGCAGCGCATTCAGTCCCAACGCCAACCCCAACGAGGACTGGACCAAGATCTCGGATCTTGCAGAGCGTCGGCGAATTCAAAACCGGATTGCCCAGCGCAACTATC GCAAGAAATTGAAGCGCCGCTTGGAGGATCTTGAGAGACGAGCTGCAACTTCTGCTTCACCCGAACAATCCCACGCAGAGCCAGTGTCTCCCAAGCCAACGCCAAAGACCCGAACAAAGCAGCGATCCGCCAAATCCAAAGACATCAAGCCTCACTCGCAGTCAGACCGAGCGGGCTCGTACGACTACTATTCCCCCGAGGACCGTCAAACCATGTTCGCCCAGCAATGTACGCGCCAGCTCTCTGCCTCCCCTCCACCAGTCTTCTCCTATCCATCCATGTCATCGTATGACGCCTACCGGCAGTCCACCTACTCCCAGTCCCCAGTCTACCACGCCGCACCGAGCACCTACAACGATATCGCCTACCAGACCGAGTATGGCGAGCATATGCCCTCACTAGTCCCCGTGCTTCCATCGATGCAAGCCCGCAAGCTCGCCTACGACGAAGACCTGATCAGTCCATTCAGTATGAGCTATGCAACAATGGCCGGGATTGATCTGTGCCAACAGCAAGCCCAAGCGCAGTCTCATTCCCAACATCAGCCTTCTACACTCCCG ATGCCAACGCTTGCATACTACGATCAGCGAGCACCATCGACGTCACCAGAGGCATCGATTTTCACATTCCCGCTCACACCGGAATCAGCCCCATGCTCACCTCGCTCGATACATGGCTTGTATGAGTACGATCTACGTCTGTAA
- a CDS encoding Branched-chain-amino-acid aminotransferase, whose translation MKSLHQFARRQALTGLAMPRVLSSQKIAASQTWLRAFSASRAAASQLPGLDASKLTITKTTTPKEPMDSKDLVFGKYFTDHMLSVEWTAADGWHAPRIVPYQNLSLDPATCVFHYAFECFEGMKAYKDSTGGIRLFRPNKNMERLNKSSARIALPTVDGDALTKIIGELVKLDSRFIPDARGYSLYLRPTMIGTQKTLGVGPPGSALLYVIASPVGPYYPTGFKAISLEATDYAVRAWPGGVGDKKLGANYAPCILPQLEAASRGFQQNLWLFGEEEYVTEVGTMNLFIALKNKETGQKELITAPLDGTILEGVTRDSVLTLARERLGPKGWNISERKIRMSEVAEASEEGRMIEVFGAGTAAIVSPVRNISYRGKMVECGLKEDEEAGEIALQMKNWIEAIQYGDEKNPWSVAI comes from the exons ATGAAGTCGCTTCACCAATTTGCTCGCCGACAGGCATTGACCGGGCTCGCAATGCCCCGCGTCCTCTCATCCCAGAAAATTGCCGCCAGCCAAACATGGCTGAGAGCTTTCAGTGCCTCCAGAGCAGCCGCCTCCCAGCTCCCGGGTCTTGACGCTTCGAAATTGACGATCACCAAGACCACCACCCCGAAGGAGCCAATGGACTCTAAGGATCTTGTCTTTGGTAAATACTTCACAG ATCATATGCTCTCTGTGGAGTGGACGGCTGCCGATGGATGGCACGCACCTCGCATTGTTCCCTACCAGAACCTCAGCTTAGATCCTGCAACCTGTGTGTTCCACTATGCATTTGAATGTTTCGAGGGCATGAAGGCATACAAGGACAGCACCGGCGGCATCCGTTTGTTTCGCCCCAACAAGAACATGGAACGCCTAAACAAGTCGTCTGCGCGCATTGCTCTTCCTACCGTGGACGGTGATGCACTAACAAAAATAATTGGAGAGCTTGTGAAGCTCGACAGTCGGTTCATCCCGGA TGCTCGCGGCTACTCCTTGTACCTGCGCCCTACCATGATTGGTACCCAGAAGACCCTGGGTGTTGGTCCACCAGGATCCGCTCTCCTGTATGTCATTGCCAGCCCCGTGGGTCCCTACTACCCAACTGGCTTCAAGGCCATCTCCCTGGAGGCTACTGACTATGCCGTCCGCGCCTGGCCCGGTGGCGTTGGTGACAAGAAGCTTGGAGCCAACTATGCACCCTGTATTCTTCCCCAGCTGGAGGCCGCATCCCGTGGCTTCCAGCAAAATCTGTGGCTCTTCGGCGAGGAGGAATATGTTACCGAGGTCGGAACTATGAACCTTTTCATTGCTTTGAAGAATAAGGAGACTGGACAGAAAGAGCTTATCACTGCTCCTCTTGATGGTACCATTTTGGAGGGTGTTACTCGTGACTCCGTTCTGACTCTCGCCCGTGAAAGACTCGGCCCCAAGGGCTGGAACATTTCCGAGCGCAAGATCCGCATGTCCGAAGTTGCTGAGGCATCCGAGGAGGGCCGCATGATTGAAGTGTTTGGTGCTGGCACTGCTGCCATCGTTAGCCCTGTTCGAAATATTAGTTACAGAGGTAAGATGGTTGAGTGTGGCTTgaaggaggacgaggaggctGGTGAGATTGCTCTTCAAATGAAGAACTGGATCGAGGCTATCCAATACGGTGACGAGAAGAACCCTTGGAG TGTCGCCATCTAA
- a CDS encoding Protein kinase Scy1, putative, with protein MFSSALKSFTSNISSNYQISPNPTVYSGPWKIHDAKQKSTGTAASVFIFDRKSLETRSSGFGRGSGSSSKKLQDDVIERLKREASNLARLRHPSILQVLEPVEETRNGGLMFATEHLTASLSGLLLEKDDQENPTRAGSQSSRYMVEEADGTRRRRDVEIDELEIQKGLLQVAKGLEFLHESAGLVHGNLNPEAIYINAKSDWKISGLGFAGPPVSSETRSSLPPLAVSEVLYQEPRLPASVQLRLDYTSPDFVMDSNVSSAADLFSLGLVIIALYNSPHVSPLQTNANTSTYKKLLSSPSSTPSQSNNFLSSKPIPKDLVSHVLPRLITRRPAQRMNAREFQQSHYFDNVLVSTIRFLESFPAKNPNEKSQFLRGLQRVLPEFPVSVLEKKLLGALMDELKDRELLPLILQNMFCILQRIPNGRRVFPEKMIPRLKEAFGTGSGKGAAERDSKKDAGLLVVLDNMKLIADNCSGMEFKDDILPLIRLGLDSPTHSLVDASLKCLPVMLPVLDFSTVKNEVFPPIAVTFSHTSSLAIKVRSLEAFSVLCGASTEGSDGLDDDLSGMQATKSKPAKSSILDKYTIQEKLVPSLKAIKTKEPSVMMAALKVFRQVGAIADSEFLALEVLPVLWSFSLGPLLSLQQFSAFMALIKSLSTRIEQEQTKKLQELSSGAGSTGFQNGGDKFSQSATGLSSPDADGGVGSFERLVLGKNTSPANGQSIDMWGSLKPVRPEGPSMSPSFSWSSNNAGMTHQVNASRQQSNLGFRSITPDHKLGSFPSLTPAPAPAPAPAQQALSVSQAFPMIQPSSSTWGASTNANVRSHTSPPGQSLGSMSTMTPSNHLSGSTAAQAAPNYSFFSIPPPPSGNTLSNSAMRPPPMNTAKRSTSFQGIAATPQQGTQNQGLDKYESLI; from the exons ATGTTTTCATCTGCGCTCAAGTCTTTCACTTCCAATATTTCTTCCAATTACCAAATCTCACCTAATCCCACCGTCTACTCTGGCCCCTGGAAAATTCACGATGCAAAGCAAAAGTCTACAGGAACGGCGGCATCCGTGTTTATTTTTGATCGCAAGTCACTGGAGACACGTTCTAGTGGATTTGGGAGGGGTTCTGGGTCCTCCTCCAAGAAGCTACAGGACGATGTGATCGAGCGACTTAAGCGCGAAGCAAGCAACCTCGCGCGTCTACGGCACCCATCCATTCTTCAAGTGCTCGAGCCTGTGGAAGAAACGCGTAATGGCGGTCTCATGTTTGCTACGGAACACCTCACCGCCTCACTTTCCGGGCTGCTGCTAGAAAAAGACGACCAAGAAAATCCCACACGCGCTGGTTCGCAAAGCAGCCGGTACATGGTAGAGGAGGCCGATGGGActcggagaagaagagatgtGGAGATCGATGAGTTGGAAATTCAAAAGGGACTCTTACAAGTTGCCAAGGGTCTTGAATTCCTCCACGAGTCTGCGGGCTTAGTGCATGGAAATCTGAACCCGGAGGCCATCTATATCAATGCCAAATCAGATTGGAAAATCTCTGGTCTGGGATTCGCGGGACCTCCGGTCTCTTCTGAAACTCGTTCATCGCTGCCGCCGTTGGCTGTGTCTGAGGTTCTCTATCAAGAGCCAAGGCTTCCAGCTTCAGTGCAATTGAGGCTTGACTACACGTCGCCTGACTTTGTCATGGACTCCAATGTATCGTCAGCTGCCGATCTATTCTCTTTAGGTCTTGTCATCATCGCTTTGTACAACTCTCCGCATGTCTCGCCTCTACAAACGAACGCAAACACGTCAACATACAAGAAGCTGCTGAGCTCTCCGTCTTCCACTCCATCGCAAAGCAATAATTTCCTCAGCTCGAAGCCAATCCCCAAGGATCTAGTTTCTCATGTCCTACCTAGGCTCATTACCAGACGGCCTGCCCAACGCATGAATGCTCGAGAGTTCCAGCAATCACACTATTTTGACAATGTGTTAGTTTCCACTATCCGGTTCCTGGAATCTTTTCCAGCAAAGAATCCAAATGAGAAGTCTCAATTCTTGCGTGGTTTACAAAGGGTACTGCCTGAGTTCCCTGTTTCTGTCCTAGAGAAAAAGCTATTGGGAGCATTGATGGACGAGTTGAAGGATCGGGAACTGCTCCCGCTGATATTGCAAAACATGTTCTGTATCTTACAGCGGATTCCTAACGGACGCCGTGTTTTCCCAGAGAAAATGATCCCTCGTCTGAAGGAAGCGTTTGGAACTGGTTCGGGCAAGGGGGCTGCTGAACGAGACTCCAAGAAAGATGCCGGTCTGTTGGTTGTGCTTGATAACATGAAGCTCATTGCCGATAACTGTTCAGGGATGGAGTTCAAAGATG ACATTCTTCCCCTAATTCGGCTTGGGCTGGATTCTCCCACTCACTCTTTGGTGGATGCTTCCCTTAAATGCCTCCCGGTGATGCTACCAGTTCTCGACTTTAGCACGGTTAAGAACGAGGTATTCCCTCCAATTGCTGTCACTTTCAGTCACACTAGCAGCCTTGCTATTAAGGTTCGCAGCTTGGAAGCTTTCAGTGTGCTGTGCGGGGCCTCTACAGAGGGCTCAGACGGGCTTGACGATGACTTGTCCGGAATGCAGGCGACTAAGTCGAAACCCGCCAAGTCCTCAATCTTGGACAAGTATACTATTCAAGAAAAGCTTGTCCCATCTCTCAAGGCGATAAAAACGAAAGAGCCGTCAGTGATGATGGCAGCGTTAAAAGTGTTCCGTCAAGTTGGAGCCATCGCAGACTCCGAATTCCTGGCTTTGGAAGTCTTGCCAGTCCTCTGGAGTTTCAGTCTTGGGCCACTTTTGAGCCTTCAACAGTTTAGTGCCTTTATGGCACTGATAAAGTCTCTTTCAACGAGGATTGAGCAGGAACAAACCAAAaagctgcaagagctatcCTCTGGCGCTGGATCAACGGGTTTCCAGAATGGTGGCGACAAATTTTCGCAGTCTGCCACGGGCCTCAGTTCGCCCGATGCGGACGGCGGTGTTGGCAGCTTTGAGCGCCTCGTTCTTGGAAAGAACACATCCCCTGCGAACGGCCAGAGTATAGACATGTGGGGTAGTTTGAAGCCTGTCCGGCCAGAGGGTCCGAGCATGTCGCCTTCATTCTCGTGGTCCTCAAATAATGCAGGCATGACACACCAAGTCAATGCCTCAAGGCAACAGTCTAATCTTGGCTTCCGTTCCATTACTCCAGATCATAAACTGGGCTCTTTCCCGTCTCTAAcccctgctcctgctcctgctcctgctcctgctcagCAAGCTTTATCAGTGTCTCAAGCCTTCCCTATGATCCAGCCCTCATCTTCTACATGGGGGGCCTCGACTAATGCCAATGTTCGATCCCACACAAGCCCGCCGGGTCAGTCTTTGGGGTCCATGTCGACAATGACGCCCTCGAATCATCTGTCCGGGTCTACGGCGGCGCAAGCGGCACCCAACTATTCCTTTTTCTCAATTCCCCCACCTCCTTCAGGAAACACGTTGTCCAACAGCGCTATGAGACCCCCTCCTATGAACACAGCCAAAAGATCAACGTCGTTCCAAGGGATAGCCGCGACACCGCAGCAGGGAACTCAAAATCAAGGATTGGACAAGTATGAAAGTCTGATATAG
- a CDS encoding Dipeptidyl peptidase, putative: MNESIKQHYLADSPPTVVRLEVKSHFDNLKDQNLRKYAHFMSRAAFEGTRVTLRQVSPESEPIYDLILALYHVSNGDWNSLAQKTQVSAEDLRFFLEYAGQFLGNCGNYKGFGDSKFIPRLSASAFEALASVTAETKAAFQKANTTGGGIYETSEQSKMHLGYPKGGHMTTYYPDSPTISQEEITAIGDLMEKKGLALENTRIRKTSSGDFELLIASGVSSPPVKDRDLGEVDTFELDGDLKGKTVRLVFGDHHEEMTKIAHSIKQARLAAANENQKKMLDSYALSFGAGSIEAFKESQRIWVKDQKPVLETNLGFVETYRDPHGVRGEWEGFVALVNLERTRAFGTLVASAESMIPKLPWGTDFEKDKFLSPDFTSLEVLSFASSGLPAGINLPNYDDIRQNLGFKNVSLGNVLSAKAPNEAIPFIAESDQEVFRAFRDPAFEVQVGIHELLGHGTGKLLQETAPGEYNFDIKNPPISPVTNKPVSTWYKPGQTWSSVFGSIASSYEECRAECVAMVLGCDFGILKIFGFGDGKEDLAGEAGDVLFAAYLSMARAGLVALEFWDPKTQKWGQAHMQARYSILRTFLNAGDDFVKLSHSKEDLSDLEIRLDRSKILTHGRPAVEKYLQKLHVYKSTADVEAGKGLYDDITSVDSWWGTTVREVVLKNKVPRKVFVQANTILEGDQVSLKEYEPTLEGLIQSFAERNV, from the exons ATGAACGAAAGCATCAAACAGCATTATCTGGCTGACTCGCCTCCTACCGTGGTCAGACTGGAAGTCAAGTCACACTTCGACAATCTCAAAGACCAAAACTTGAGAAAATATGCGCACTTCATGAGCAG AGCCGCATTCGAGGGCACTCGAGTCACCTTGCGTCAGGTTTCTCCTGAGTCTGAACCTATTTACGACCTCATCCTGGCTCTCTACCACGTCTCTAATGGCGACTGGAACAGCCTCGCCCAGAAAACACAAGTTAGCGCCGAAGATCTCCGTTTCTTCCTTGAATATGCAGGTCAATTCTTGGGCAACTGCGGAAACTACAAGGGCTTTGGTGACTCTAAATTCATCCCTCGTCTGTCCGCATCTGCGTTCGAGGCCCTGGCTTCGGTTACTGCGGAGACGAAGGCGGCTTTCCAGAAGGCCAACACCACTGGAGGAGGGATCTACGAGACCAGTGAACAGTCAAAGATGCACCTCGGTTATCCCAAGGGCGGCCACATGACCACTTACTACCCCGACTCGCCGACGATCTCTCAGGAGGAGATCACGGCAATTGGTGACTTGATGGAGAAGAAAGGTCTTGCGTTGGAGAATACTAGAATCCGGAAGACATCTTCAGGTGATTTCGAGCTTTTGATCGCATCCGGTGTTTCATCCCCCCCGGTGAAAGACCGGGATCTTGGCGAAGTGGACACATTCGAGCTTGACGGAGATCTGAAGGGAAAGACGGTGCGTCTTGTCTTCGGTGACCATCATGAGGAGATGACAAAGATCGCGCACAGCATCAAGCAGGCGAGACTTGCTGCCGCAAATGAAAACCAGAAGAAGATGCTTGATTCATATGCTCTCTCATTTGGAGCTGGATCCATCGAGGCTTTCAAGGAGAGCCAGCGTATCTGGGTAAAGGACCAAAAGCCTGTGTTGGAGACGAACCTGGGCTTTGTTGAAACATACAGAGACCCCCATGGTGTGCGCGGAGAATGGGAAGGCTTCGTTGCCTTG GTCAATCTGGAGCGCACCCGAGCCTTTGGTACGCTGGTTGCCAGTGCCGAGAGCATGATTCCCAAGCTGCCCTGGGGTACGGACTTTGAGAAAGACAAGTTCCTTAGCCCCGACTTCACATCGTTGGAGGTCTTGAGTTTCGCCTCCTCAGGTCTGCCAGCTGGCATCAACCTACCCAACTATGATGATATTCGTCAAAACCTTGGCTTCAAAAACGTGTCTCTGGGCAATGTTCTCAGCGCCAAGGCTCCTAACGAGGCTATTCCTTTCATTGCTGAGAGTGACCAGGAGGTCTTCCGCGCATTCCGGGATCCGGCATTTGAGGTCCAGGTCGGAATCCACGAATTGCTGGGTCATGGAACTGGTAAGCTGTTGCAGGAAACAGCACCAGGGGAGTATAACTTTGACATCAAGAACCCACCCATCAGCCCCGTCACCAACAAGCCCGTATCGACCTGGTACAAGCCTGGACAGACATGGAGCTCGGTCTTTGGTTCCATTGCTTCCTCATACGAGGAGTGCCGTGCTGAGTGTGTGGCCATGGTGCTTGGCTGCGATTTTGGCATTCTGAAAATCTTTGGATTCGGCGATGGCAAGGAAGACTTGGCCGGTGAGGCCGGCGACGTCCTGTTCGCAGCCTACCTTTCCATGGCTCGCGCCGGTCTGGTTGCCCTCGAGTTCTGGGATCCGAAAACCCAGAAATGGGGTCAAGCCCACATGCAGGCTCGGTACAGTATCCTGCGCACCTTCCTCAATGCCGGTGATGACTTTGTCAAGCTGTCTCACAGCAAGGAGGATCTCTCTGATCTGGAGATCCGCCTTGACCGGTCCAAGATCCTGACTCACGGACGCCCTGCCGTGGAGAAATATCTCCAGAAGCTGCATGTCTACAAGAGTACTGCAGATGTTGAGGCTGGCAAGGGCTTGTACGACGATATTACCTCTGTTGACAGCTGGTGGGGAACCACCGTTCGTGaagttgttttgaagaacaAGGTCCCTCGCAAGGTCTTTGTACAGGCCAACACTATCCTTGAGGGTGACCAGGTCAGCTTGAAGGAGTATGAACCGACTCTGGAGGGTCTGATTCAGAGCTTTGCAGAGCGTAATGTCTGA
- a CDS encoding Armadillo-like helical, giving the protein MASEALGLPAVHLSSPTSKRCLSLSNDHFIGLETRQGSQPRRLGHDSTRISRIARLGNNRNHEEDDNYYTTPPPHSPASASSSSPAFPPPFSSLIFSSLPDTNRPYKVIEPGPACPPTLAPQAPVEESLEPAPSSAVVADTKASFTEPKSEGPSDDSEPPPPYTEGYSPLESFTYVMAAAGGASSIITQVQQTGGPPINTLGDIGGDEHVGLDLRGTRFTLSRDELLTLPEFVLLSLFPNGLLPDGHSTNGLHDGDVFPVDYDPVSLQYMLDFFRTVAQTIPSSLPSGSNSPEMELSDPMQGSARDMLQDRAGIIVLREDLDFYVIPPRADIGHDEMLEVKRAAGRSLLRQDGIFSGLRKSEEIGSTEQHLIEMLTAGGFDRADQWGHRAPEPNKAVICSLALAKLRTDIRGDLSNNNSVGMAQKLLLFWRKPARRCWWEGIELDDVEGVDGPVKVWIRRVWTLEMSVIGLR; this is encoded by the exons ATGGCTAGTGAGGCGCTCGGCCTTCCCGCCGTCCACCTGAGTTCCCCAACCTCTAAGCGCTGTCTCTCCTTGTCCAACGATCACT TCATTGGATTGGAAACCCGTCAAGGCTCTCAACCCCGGCGACTTGGACACGACTCGACTCGGATCAGTCGCATTGCTAGACTAG GCAATAATAGAAACCACG AGGAGGACGACAATTATTACACTACACCTCCACCGCACTCCCCTGCATCGGCGTCAAGTTCCTCACCCGCATTTCCTCCGCCATTCTCGTCTCTCATCTTCTCGTCACTACCAGACACTAATCGCCCATATAAAGTTATTGAACCTGGACCCGCTTGTCCTCCAACATTAGCGCCTCAAGCACCTGTCGAGGAGTCGCTCGAGCCGGCCCCATCTTCGGCAGTTGTCGCTGACACAAAAGCGTCTTTCACTGAACCAAAAAGCGAGGGCCCTTCCGACGACAGtgaaccaccaccaccatACACAGAAGGCTATAGTCCACTTGAGTCTTTCACCTACGTGATGGCTGCTGCAGGAGGTGCCTCCAGTATCATAACCCAGGTCCAGCAGACCGGGGGCCCGCCAATCAACACCCTTGGTG ACATCGGTGGAGATGAACACGTCGGTCTTGACCTTCG TGGTACGCGGTTCACCCTTTCGCGAGATGAGCTGTTGACTTTGCCTGAATTTGTTCTGCTCTCCCTCTTCCCCAATGGCCTCCTTCCCGATGGTCATTCTACGAATGGGTTACATGACGGGGATGTATTCCCGGTTGAC TATGACCCGGTCTCACTCCAGTACATGCTGGATTTCTTCCGAACTGTTGCTCAAACAATTCCCTCATCTCTGCCTTCCGGCTCAAACTCACCCGAAATGGAATTGTCGGACCCAATGCAGGGTTCAGCCCGTGATATGCTGCAGGATCGTGCTGGCATAATTGTTCTCCGAGAGGACCTTGACTTCTATGTGATCCCCCCTCGCGCCGACATTGGACATGATGAAATGCTCGAAGTCAAACGGGCGGCGGGTAGGTCGCTATTGCGACAAGACGGCATCTTTTCTGGACTGCGCAAGAGCGAGGAGATTGGGTCAACTGAGCAGCATCTTATTGAAATGCTGACAGCCGG AGGATTCGATCGTGCTGACCAGTGGGGCCACCGTGCCCCGGAGCCTAACAAGGCAGTCATCTGCAGTCTTGCACTGGCCAAACTTCGCACCGATATCCGTGGAGACCTGTCAAACAATAATTCCGTGGGCATGGCCCAGAAACTTCTCCTGTTTTGGCGCAAGCCTGCCCGCCGCTGCTGGTGGGAGGGCATCGAGCTAGATGACGTCGAGGGCGTGGATGGGCCAGTCAAGGTTTGGATCCGGCGTGTGTGGACTTTGGAGATG AGTGTTATTGGACTCCgttga